From the Methanoculleus caldifontis genome, the window TCGCCCGCCGGTACAGCCGCTTCGCGATCTACGCGTCGTTTGGAAGCCTCGCAAACAGTGCATCCTGGGAGCTGCCGGCGTTCATGCTCGCCTACTTCTTCAATCCCGTCATCGTCGGATTCTATGCTCTTGCGATCATGGCGGTGCGGCTGCCCATGATGCTGGTGGGAACGTCCATCACGCAGGTCTTCTTCCAGAAAGCAAGCGAGGAGAGGATCCAGACGGGGAGCGTCAGGAACGTGGTCCGCGAGGTCCACACGAGGCTCATCGCCGTCGGCCTCTTCCCCTTCGTTCTCTTCGCGATCCTCGCCGAAGACCTCTTCACCTTTGTCTTCGGTGCGGACTGGCTCACCGCGGGGACTTATGCCATGATCCTTACCCCGTGGCTCTTCACCACGTTTGCCGTCTCCCCGATCACATCTCTCTTCGGCGTCCTCGACCGGCAGAGGGCCTTCTTCTTCTTTGAGGTCACGACCCTCTGCACGTGGCTGCTCCTCTTCTCCGTCAGCGGCGTTCTCGGCAACCCCGTCATGGTGCTCATGCTCTTCTCGGCTGCAGGCGTGATCCTCTGGGGGGCAAAGAGCGTCTATCTCATACGGGAGTCAGGGATCGGCTACCGGGACAGCTTCTCCAGTCTGGCCCGGCACCTCCTGATCAGCGTCGTTCTTGCGCTCCCCCTCATCGTGGGGAGGTATATGGAGGTCCCGTTCCTGCTTCTGCTCGTTGTTGCAGGGATAGCCGCGGTTGCCTATTACCTCCTGATCTTCTTCACGGATACCCTGATCCGGAGGGAGGTTATCGGGATGATCCGGGGTTCGGTCTCCCCGAAGTACCTGAACTGGCTGGAGCACCTTGCTCTGCTCCGGTGACGGGAGGGGGAGTTCCGGCAGGACGGGCTCCGGGGCGGCCGTCAGATCCCTTCCCGGAACCCGGCCGCGTCGGCACCCGCCGGAGGCCGCAGCCCGTTCTTCGCCCACCAGGCCGCAAGCTCATGACCGCCCGTCATCCAGGCGCCCTCCTCACGGCCGTACTTCAGGAGCTTCTCATAGAACCGGAGCGATGCCGACGGATCGAGCAGGAACTCGTTATGCCAGAGGACGGTGACCACGCCGTGGTGCCGTTTTGCGGCGGCGAGGAGACGCTCCATCTCGCTCCAGGCCTGTTCTGGACTCAGCCGCATGTGCAGGAGCAGCGCACGGTCCATCACGACGAGCGGGACCTCCAGGATCTCCATCTCGCGGCCTGTTCTCAGGTTGAACGGCCGGAAGGGGTGGCACATGCCGTTCCGGAACCCGGTGCAGTCCGGGTACCCGAGGGTGGTGTCGTAGAGGAACCCTGCCTCTTCCAGCAGCTCCCAGGTATCCGGCACCCGGAACCTGAGGTAATGGTTCCTGTATCCGGCAACCTCCCGGTCGAGGACCTTCTCAAGGCTCCTCTTCTCCTCGAGCAGCTGCGCCGGATCGCGATACGCCCTGCACCCACCGTGCAGGCCGATCTCCCACCCCCGGTCCCGGAGCGTGCAGATCTCCTGCTTGAGGTCCTCGATAGCGTATGAGCACTCCCGGTCGCCGTTCTTTAAGGCCATGAAGTAGAAGCTCGAGCGGGCGCCGTAGGCCTCCTCAAGGTCGGCGATCTCGCGGAAGTTCCACGCGGGGAGCTTCTTTGAGCGGAGCTGGAGAGCAATGCGACCGGCACCCGCGAGATCCCCGTCTCTCAGCGACCTGGCGATCTCGTAACCCTTCATGGAGAGGGGCCGGTACACCGTGTCGATATCGTGGGTGAGGCAGATCGCAAACGGCTGCGACTCCGGGTAATCGCATCGGAAGCCCTCTTCTGTGAGGGCCTGCGATGCCCGGGGCACGCATACGTCCCGGTGCCGGCTGCGGTAGTAGGGAAACCGGTCGTACCCGTCCCGGTCGCCTCCCGTGTACTCCTCCCTCCTGGTGAAGAGATCCCAGATCTCCCCATCCCGTCTGAGCAGGTCCGTCATGCGGCAGGCGGCCTCCCTGCCAGCCTGCATCCGTGGACCGGGGGGTGCATCTACTTCCCGGACGCTGCCGGGATACGCCGGCGTTCCCGGATCCGGCCGGGCTTCCGTCTCGGCCCCGGGCACCTCCGGGGCATTGCCTCCTCCCTGTGCCTCCCTGGTGGCCGGGCTCCCGGACGGCCCTGTCACCGGAAGACCTCCTCAAAGGAGAACTTCGTGAAGTTCGCGTATGTTGCGTCGAGTATCTTCCTCTCCAGGTCCTCCTGCGAGACGGCGAAGGACATGTCGTCGGGGTAGCCTATGTAACTGTACTCGGTTACCCCGCTGTAACTGGTGGAGTTCGATGCCGACTGCAGGACCTCTATCATCTCGGGCGTGCCGATGCTGCGGCCCTCGTGTATGAACCCGTTCAGGGTATCGTTCATCGCTATGTAGCGGTGGTGGGTCGGGAGGATGGGTGCCGGGTCTCCCTCCGCCGCCGCGCCTGTCTTCGGGTCGTAGAGATAGAAGTTGTTGGTCGTCAGGATCGCGGGAATGCCGGTCGGCGGGATGTCGCCGGGCATCCGGACCGCCATCCCGTAGGAGTCCGACTCGAACGTCACCGACGGGACCCCGTCGGGATCGATCTTCCGGGGCTCCGAGATCGCGGTGTTCCAGCCCCCCGTCCGGGTTATCTCCCGCGATTTCCAGTAGGTCTCCGCCTCGGTGATGTTCTGGCAGTGCAGGAGGGTCTCCATGTAGAGGGTGGAGTAATCGAGCAGGTCCGTTGCACTGAGGGCGGGGTCGGCCCCGGTCGATGAGTGCGTGGCCAGGATCAGGCCTTCCTCGTTCATGCCGTTGTAGGTCCCATAGAAACCGGGCCAGTCGACACCCACCACCCGTTTTCCCTCCGGGGGTTCGGTTGCGACGATGAGCAGGGTGTTCACCGTGACCTTCCGCAGGTCGTTCTCCCCGTCCATGTTCTTGCCGTGGATCACGCCGCCGGCCAGTTCGTCGTTCTCCGTCAGGTTGCCCCAGACGACGGCGTTTGAGCACATCGGACCGCCCTCCCGGGCGTCCTCCTCGTGTAAGACGAAGTCCCTCATGAGCATCAGGGCATACAGGGAGTTTATCGCCACGATATCGTCGCGCGTGACGTCTCGATCGAGGGCGTCGATGTGCATATCGGTTCCCGAGTCCTGCATGCCCCGGATCATCTCGTCGACGGCGGGGACGTAGGGGTCGTTCGCCGAGAAGTTGCTCCTGATGAAGGGGAGAAGGTTGTTCTCGTACAGCGTCGGGGAACGGGCGTAATACTCGATCACGACGTACTCGACCCAGTCGCGGATCTGCGGACCCGCGAGATACCCCTGGGCGTATGCCCGCTCCTCGACGGTCCCCCGGAGTTGCAGGACCGGGTAGCCTTTCATCCACTTCAGGGTTCCCCCGCCGCCCCCCCGGCTGACACTCCGCTCCTCTTCAGGGTAGGGGGTCGGGGCGATCAGTTCCAGGTCGATACCCTCAACGCCATCACCGGTCGCACGGACATTCGCCGGGAGCAGGTAGTCGTCGGTCCGGTACCACCCGATGGGCTCCTGGTAGTCCTCGTGATTGATCCCCCCGTCCCCGTTCGTATCTCGCCATGCGTAGATGAGGTACTCGCCGGGCCGGGGCACCGTGATGGTATAGGTGCCGGGGGCGTCGAGGGTCGTGTACGCGACGACGTGCTCCGACTCGTAAGGCGCTGCCTCCGTCTCCATCTCGCGTATCTTCTGGAGAACGACGGGGTAGAGCGCGAGAACATACGTCGTGCCGGAGCCGGTCTCCCGGGAGGTGAGGTTGCCGGATATCGTAACCTCCCTATCCCCTGCCGGGAGTTGCCAGATCCCCGGATAGAGAGCGATCCCTGCCACGAGGGCGATAAGAATGATGATTGCAGCGAATATCGCTGCGACCAGGATGGAGTTTCGTTGTCCCATGTTCTGCACCCGGGTTATCTCGTGCCCTCTCCCGGCAGGCGGGAAGAGCCTGCCATGGTCAAAACCTGAGGGCATATTAAAATTTCGCTCACGCCGGAACCGGTCGCCGGGGAGAAGGGCGATCGCGGCCCCCGTCCCCTCCTCCCATCCGGCCATCCCGGCGGGGCAGGCAGCCCGACGAAGGCAGGGCGTCGTGCAGGTGCTCTACGCCGTCCGGGAACCCATGCCTCCGGCGATCCCCTTTATTCCTCTCAGGAGGCGGAACCGGATCCCGCAACGCTCGACGCCGTAGTACGGGACAAGATCCGGGTTGAAACTTGCTATGAACGTGCTCAGGTGGGCCCGGTTCCCGGCCATCAGGTTGAGCGAAGAGCAGTTCCTATCCGCACAGGAAGCGGCGATTTCGCCGAGGAGCAGTGATGCCGCTCCGGTGTTGAGGTGCTCTTCCGCGGAGGCGGCGGACCAGCGGTGGACCGCCTTTTCGTCGCGGACGATGATCTCGGCCGCAGCAATCTCGTCTGAGGGGGTCCTCGCGACCCACATCTCGCCGAGATCCTTCTCCCTGACAATCTCCAGAAGGCTCATGAGGTGCTGCCGGGAGAACGGCGGCTGGGAGTTCTGTTTTGAGAAAGTGTTCTCCGTGAGCGTCCAGTAGCCCTCGGGATCGAAATGCTCCGCCGCCACGATGCCCAGTTTCTCGGCCTTCCGGATGCTCCTCCGCGCATTCTTTGATATCCGCTCAAAAACACCGCTGTTCACCGGGAGCACGTAGGTGTAGTAGACCTTTGCCTCCCAGCCGTTTCTGGTGAAACCCCGGATATCTCCAAGCCCCGGGGAGTTGACCAGGTTCACGTGGTCGAACCTCTCCCCGATGATATGATCGCGGATGGCCGCGACGACCCTGTCGGTATGCAGCTCCCTCTCCCGCTGCTTCGTGCTCTCTGTCCCGGCCGTCACCACCCCGCCGTATGGGGCGAGGAGCGCCGCGGACATGGCCATTCTGAGCATTTTATACGGGTTTGACAGGAGAAGGGGGCACCCCCCGATCAGCGTGTCGTCTTCGTAGCAGCCGAGTATCGCCAGGGCCTGGTTCAGCGACCCCGCCGTCCGGACCAGCCAGCCGCTCGTGTGAAAGACCGTTCCCTGGGGAGAGGTTGCGACCAGTGCGTCCCATGCAGGATATTCGTCGATATCGAGTACCCTGACTTCTGTCCGATCCATTCAGGACACCCTGCCCCGGGAAGGCTCATCCGCCTGCCCGCTCCCCTGGACGGCTTTCTTCAACCGGTATAGCCGGGAAGCCGCTTTTGAGAGGAGGACGACCCGCGAATGGACTGGAACCGGTTCCGCGCCGAACCTCTGTTTGCCCCGGACGCGGGGGTTGTCCGGCCGCTCCCGTCCGAACGATATCCGTTCGTAGCCGTTCTCGTACGCCCAGTTGATGCCCTCCCACGAGAGGTAGTGGGTGGGCGAGTATTTGTTCGGGAGGTTCCGGTTCAGTGCAAGGAGTATGAAGTAGGCCGTCTTCGTTAAGGGATCCAGTAATGCCAGATTGCCGCCGGCAAAGACGCCGTTGTTCGTCAGAACCGCAACTCTCACCTCATCCGGGGAAAAGATGTCGATGATCCTCTGGAAGTATGCACGCGGCAGGACGTACCCGTTTATGTGGTTCAGGTTCTCGGTATAATACCTGTAAAAATCCTCGATGGCGTCCCCGTCCGAGACCTCCCGAACCGTGAACCCTCCTTTTTCAAACCGGGTGACCTTATAGCGGTCGTCTTTGGAGAGAATATCCTTCCATATAGCCTCCGGGGGGTTATGGTTTAAGTCGAGCAGCATGTTGCTCCCGGCCTCGTTCTGGATGTTGTCGTACTCGATCCCCTCCACCAGGGCCGGGTCGTAGGTGTCAAAGAACAGGTACGAGTATCGCTTTGAGAAGAGGGATAAGACCTCGTTGACGTCGTCGGGATCGAAACTCTCTTGAAGCACGATATTGTTGTAGTCGGAACGGGGTATGCCGTTGAGGCCTCTGAATACGTTCATCGACTGCTCCACGAAGGGGCATATCCCGGCGACCTTTCCGTCCTTTAAGATCAGGAAATATCTTGATTTCAACTTCATCGCATCTTCTATCGTATCTCTCCATTTCAGACGGTGAAACGGAGTCCCTTCCGGGGATCGGGTGATGAACCCCTCCCACCGGTGAGCGTTGCTCTCCGATAGCGGTTCGATCGCATACGCCATGAGCGGGCACCTTGAACGACACCGGCATTAATGGTTTCCCTCGCCACAGGGCCGGTTGAACCGGTGTCCCGGCAGAACTGCCCGATCGTCAAGACCTGCCAGGATATTCTTTCTTTGCACGATTCCGGAGAGCGCCCGGGCACCCCCCCGGGCACCCCCCCGGGCACCCCCCCGGGCATCCCTCCGGGCATCCCTCCGGGCATCCCTCCGGGCATCCCTCCGGGCATCCCTCCGGGCATCCCTCCGGGCATCCCTCCGGGCATCCCTCCGGGCATCCCTCCGGGCATCCCTCCGGGCACCCCTCCCGGGCCTCCCTCCGGGGCATCCCTCCGGGAAGTGAAAATGTTAATACCGGTTAGCGGGCAGGTAACCCCTCATGGCCTGCACGATCGAACTGTTATCCGATGACAACGCTCACTTGTGGGAGGAATTCAATGACCAATCTTCGAAAGGGACGCTCTTTCATGGTTTGAGGTGGAAGCAGATCCTTGAGGATGTCTTTGACCTGAAGCTGCGATACTATCTCATCTTAAACGATAGCCGGGTCGTCGGGATAAGCCCCTGGATCGAGCAGTCGGTGTTGAATTTTCGAGGGCTCGTCAGCGTCCCTCATTCAGAAGAGAACGGCATCGTGCTCGACGATCGGCTCGGCGCCGACTGCCTCGATACGATCTTTTCGCTCTTCGCGAAGAAGTACTCGTTTCTCCACTTCAATGCGAGTCACCCCGCCCTGTCGAACGGGATCGGGTTCACTCATGAGGCGACCGTGGATACGGGCCATATGGTCGCGGACCTGCGGGAGACCCCGCCCGAAACCCTGTGGGCCGGGCTCTCGAAGAGCACGAAACGTAGCATACGCACGTTCGAGAACGACGGGTTTCAGGTACACGAGGTCCGCCAGTCCGGTGATCTCAAAGATTTTTACCACTACTACACCCGGAACCTGACGCACATCGGCGGCGAGATCCTGCCGCTTGCCTTCTTTGAGAGGGTATGGGACCTCTTCCCCCAGGAAGAACTGCGGAGCACCGTTTTAACAAAGGACGACATCTTTGCAGGCGGTTCGGTGGCCCTCCTCGATCCGGCCAGAAAGACCTTCTATGGGAGTTACATGGCGTTGAACCGGGATCTCCCGAACCGGTACACCCCTGCGTACTACGTCATGTGGGAGAATATCAACTGGGCGTGGAAGAACGGGTATGAGCGGCTGTTCTTCGGACGACAGCGACCGGACCCGGAGAACCCCCGTTTCCAGAATAAGGTAAAATTAGGAGCCCGGTACCAGCCGATCCGTTACAATCTCGTCCTGCTCTCCAGGCCCATCCAGATATCGTATAAGGTCCGGGGTATGCTCTCCGGGATCCGGAACGCTTAACCGTGCGTAATCCCCGGAATACGCTCTCGTACCGTCGAGGCCTCCCTCCTGGGGCAGCCCCCTGGTCTCGCGGGGGTCTCCGGTCAGAGACCGGAGACAGTACCGGGAGCGAGCAGCCGGGTGTAGAGCTCGACGTACCGGCACGCCACGGACTCCCAGGTGTAGCCGGTGCTCAGCTCCCTTGCGGTGCTCATGTGCCGCTTCAGTTCTTCGGGGTTAGCCAGCAGGTCGAGGACCGCCTGTATGACCGTCTCATTCTCGTCCGTCCGGTCAAAGATCAGCGAGCATGCTCTCAGCCGGTCGGCGTGATCGATATCGGCCCTGACGATGGGAACCGTGCCGCAGACCAGGTACTCGTAGATCTTGTTCGGCGAGGTCTTCACCCAGTACCTCGCGTCCGGCCTCACCAGGAGGAAGCCGATGTGCGCCTTCTCGGTGAGTTCGACCGTCTTCTCCCGGTGGACATAGCCGAGGAACCGGAACCTGCCGTCGTGCTTTCGGGCGAGCTCCTCTATCTTCGCCCTCGACCCCTCGTCCATGGAGGTTCCGCCGATGGAGAAGGTCACGTTATCGTATGCGCGGATGGCCGAATCGGCGATCTCGAGGAGGAGGTCGACGTCCCTGTCGGCAGCATTGTTGAGGCTCCCTATGTATACGGCGTGTATCTCCGGGTGAGGGCCGGAATGATGGACCTTCTCATCGATCGCGCTCGTATCGTAGGCTGCCGATGCCGCATAGTTCGGGACCGCTACAACCTGCGACCCTGGAAACAACCCGCCGACCGCGTCCAGGTGGCGCTCCGAGACGACGACCGCTCCGGAGATCCACCGCTTTGCGAGGTCTTCGTAGAAGAGCGGTATGGAGAACCGCCCGAAGTGAACCCACTCCTCATAGACTTCATGCCTGTCGTAGACGACACGGGAGTTCGGCAGGCTGTTCTTCGCCAGCATGCCTGCCAGCGGCAGCAGCAGGGGATCGTGGACGTGAATGATGGATGGCCGTGCGGGGTCGATCCCGAGTGCGCTGAGCGCTTCGCGGCAGTCGGCAAGTATCTTCCGCCTCAAACAGTATCCCATAAAAAACAGGGTCCTGGTCTTCCCCTGGAACTGGAAGCGGTTTATCCTGAACCCCTTTGCCCCGTACTGGGAGAAGATGCCCGGTTCGGCGGACTCGTCGGGGTAGTTGAAATGTATCCGGCAGACATTGAGACCCTGCCCGGCAAGGTAGGTGATATGCCGCTCAATCCTTACATCCTCCACCGGATGTGCATCCAGAACGATGACGTCCATACAGGTACCCGCCGGCACTGACGTCTCGATCCGGCTTATATCTAGCGACCTCCGGCATGCCGTGACAGACCCCTGCAGGTGCTCGTATCCGCGAAAGCCCCTCTCCCCTCGAACTCCTGCCTCAGCCGCGGCGGCGGGGGCCGTGCCTGTACACGGT encodes:
- a CDS encoding GNAT family N-acetyltransferase; the protein is MKLKSRYFLILKDGKVAGICPFVEQSMNVFRGLNGIPRSDYNNIVLQESFDPDDVNEVLSLFSKRYSYLFFDTYDPALVEGIEYDNIQNEAGSNMLLDLNHNPPEAIWKDILSKDDRYKVTRFEKGGFTVREVSDGDAIEDFYRYYTENLNHINGYVLPRAYFQRIIDIFSPDEVRVAVLTNNGVFAGGNLALLDPLTKTAYFILLALNRNLPNKYSPTHYLSWEGINWAYENGYERISFGRERPDNPRVRGKQRFGAEPVPVHSRVVLLSKAASRLYRLKKAVQGSGQADEPSRGRVS
- a CDS encoding polysaccharide deacetylase family protein, which gives rise to MTGPSGSPATREAQGGGNAPEVPGAETEARPDPGTPAYPGSVREVDAPPGPRMQAGREAACRMTDLLRRDGEIWDLFTRREEYTGGDRDGYDRFPYYRSRHRDVCVPRASQALTEEGFRCDYPESQPFAICLTHDIDTVYRPLSMKGYEIARSLRDGDLAGAGRIALQLRSKKLPAWNFREIADLEEAYGARSSFYFMALKNGDRECSYAIEDLKQEICTLRDRGWEIGLHGGCRAYRDPAQLLEEKRSLEKVLDREVAGYRNHYLRFRVPDTWELLEEAGFLYDTTLGYPDCTGFRNGMCHPFRPFNLRTGREMEILEVPLVVMDRALLLHMRLSPEQAWSEMERLLAAAKRHHGVVTVLWHNEFLLDPSASLRFYEKLLKYGREEGAWMTGGHELAAWWAKNGLRPPAGADAAGFREGI
- a CDS encoding GNAT family N-acetyltransferase translates to MRWKQILEDVFDLKLRYYLILNDSRVVGISPWIEQSVLNFRGLVSVPHSEENGIVLDDRLGADCLDTIFSLFAKKYSFLHFNASHPALSNGIGFTHEATVDTGHMVADLRETPPETLWAGLSKSTKRSIRTFENDGFQVHEVRQSGDLKDFYHYYTRNLTHIGGEILPLAFFERVWDLFPQEELRSTVLTKDDIFAGGSVALLDPARKTFYGSYMALNRDLPNRYTPAYYVMWENINWAWKNGYERLFFGRQRPDPENPRFQNKVKLGARYQPIRYNLVLLSRPIQISYKVRGMLSGIRNA
- a CDS encoding lipopolysaccharide biosynthesis protein, which gives rise to MTSFLSNLFKLTSGTVIAQVAAVLLIPVATRIYAPEFFGVNQLFLSIATVITVVSSLSYHFAIMVTEEDEDSVNVLALCVVCVLGIATLAGIVFVAFGDWFGALFNMPMIADYLILLPFFVIFSSLFVVLNDWLSRKVRYGPIARGTVINSVSTRVFQIGAGLVHASPLGLILGSVVGAGLAIIPHLRSLREDAHLLRSVTPGRMKDLARRYSRFAIYASFGSLANSASWELPAFMLAYFFNPVIVGFYALAIMAVRLPMMLVGTSITQVFFQKASEERIQTGSVRNVVREVHTRLIAVGLFPFVLFAILAEDLFTFVFGADWLTAGTYAMILTPWLFTTFAVSPITSLFGVLDRQRAFFFFEVTTLCTWLLLFSVSGVLGNPVMVLMLFSAAGVILWGAKSVYLIRESGIGYRDSFSSLARHLLISVVLALPLIVGRYMEVPFLLLLVVAGIAAVAYYLLIFFTDTLIRREVIGMIRGSVSPKYLNWLEHLALLR
- a CDS encoding GNAT family N-acetyltransferase → MDRTEVRVLDIDEYPAWDALVATSPQGTVFHTSGWLVRTAGSLNQALAILGCYEDDTLIGGCPLLLSNPYKMLRMAMSAALLAPYGGVVTAGTESTKQRERELHTDRVVAAIRDHIIGERFDHVNLVNSPGLGDIRGFTRNGWEAKVYYTYVLPVNSGVFERISKNARRSIRKAEKLGIVAAEHFDPEGYWTLTENTFSKQNSQPPFSRQHLMSLLEIVREKDLGEMWVARTPSDEIAAAEIIVRDEKAVHRWSAASAEEHLNTGAASLLLGEIAASCADRNCSSLNLMAGNRAHLSTFIASFNPDLVPYYGVERCGIRFRLLRGIKGIAGGMGSRTA
- a CDS encoding glycosyltransferase family protein, giving the protein MDVIVLDAHPVEDVRIERHITYLAGQGLNVCRIHFNYPDESAEPGIFSQYGAKGFRINRFQFQGKTRTLFFMGYCLRRKILADCREALSALGIDPARPSIIHVHDPLLLPLAGMLAKNSLPNSRVVYDRHEVYEEWVHFGRFSIPLFYEDLAKRWISGAVVVSERHLDAVGGLFPGSQVVAVPNYAASAAYDTSAIDEKVHHSGPHPEIHAVYIGSLNNAADRDVDLLLEIADSAIRAYDNVTFSIGGTSMDEGSRAKIEELARKHDGRFRFLGYVHREKTVELTEKAHIGFLLVRPDARYWVKTSPNKIYEYLVCGTVPIVRADIDHADRLRACSLIFDRTDENETVIQAVLDLLANPEELKRHMSTARELSTGYTWESVACRYVELYTRLLAPGTVSGL
- a CDS encoding C45 family peptidase; its protein translation is MGQRNSILVAAIFAAIIILIALVAGIALYPGIWQLPAGDREVTISGNLTSRETGSGTTYVLALYPVVLQKIREMETEAAPYESEHVVAYTTLDAPGTYTITVPRPGEYLIYAWRDTNGDGGINHEDYQEPIGWYRTDDYLLPANVRATGDGVEGIDLELIAPTPYPEEERSVSRGGGGGTLKWMKGYPVLQLRGTVEERAYAQGYLAGPQIRDWVEYVVIEYYARSPTLYENNLLPFIRSNFSANDPYVPAVDEMIRGMQDSGTDMHIDALDRDVTRDDIVAINSLYALMLMRDFVLHEEDAREGGPMCSNAVVWGNLTENDELAGGVIHGKNMDGENDLRKVTVNTLLIVATEPPEGKRVVGVDWPGFYGTYNGMNEEGLILATHSSTGADPALSATDLLDYSTLYMETLLHCQNITEAETYWKSREITRTGGWNTAISEPRKIDPDGVPSVTFESDSYGMAVRMPGDIPPTGIPAILTTNNFYLYDPKTGAAAEGDPAPILPTHHRYIAMNDTLNGFIHEGRSIGTPEMIEVLQSASNSTSYSGVTEYSYIGYPDDMSFAVSQEDLERKILDATYANFTKFSFEEVFR